The Lacipirellula parvula genome window below encodes:
- the fba gene encoding class II fructose-bisphosphate aldolase (catalyzes the reversible aldol condensation of dihydroxyacetonephosphate and glyceraldehyde 3-phosphate in the Calvin cycle, glycolysis, and/or gluconeogenesis) has translation MPLVPLRLLLDHAAENNYGLAAFNVNNMEQIQSIMEAARETESPVIVQASRGARSYSQDNYLRHLMLAAAELYPGIPMAMHQDHGNSPDTCKSAIENGFTSVMMDGSLQADGKSPADYAYNVKVTSEVTKMAHAVGVSVEGELGCLGSLVSGEGEQEDGHGATGVLSHDQLLTDPAEAEQFVKDTKVDALAVAIGTSHGAYKFTSAPTGEVLAMDRIVEIHKRLPNCHLVMHGSSSVPKELQDIINKYGGHLKPTWGVPVEEIQRGIKHGVRKINVDTDNRLAITGAIRKVFAESPEKFDPRDYMKPARDAMKQVCIDRMVAFGQAGHAPKIKPVSTEQFASYYK, from the coding sequence ATGCCCCTGGTACCCCTGCGTCTGCTTTTGGATCACGCCGCCGAGAACAACTACGGTCTGGCCGCCTTCAACGTGAACAACATGGAGCAGATCCAGTCGATCATGGAAGCTGCTCGCGAGACTGAATCGCCGGTTATCGTTCAGGCGAGCCGCGGCGCCCGTTCCTACTCGCAAGACAACTACCTCCGCCATCTCATGCTGGCCGCCGCCGAACTCTACCCCGGCATCCCGATGGCGATGCACCAAGATCACGGCAACAGCCCCGACACCTGCAAGAGCGCCATCGAGAACGGCTTCACCAGCGTCATGATGGACGGCTCGCTGCAAGCCGACGGCAAGTCGCCCGCCGACTACGCCTACAACGTGAAGGTCACCAGCGAAGTCACGAAGATGGCCCACGCCGTCGGCGTCTCGGTTGAAGGCGAACTCGGCTGCCTCGGCTCGCTGGTCAGCGGCGAAGGCGAGCAAGAAGACGGCCACGGCGCCACCGGCGTCCTGTCGCACGATCAGCTGCTCACCGATCCGGCCGAAGCCGAGCAATTCGTCAAGGATACGAAGGTCGACGCCCTGGCCGTCGCCATCGGCACCAGCCACGGCGCCTACAAGTTCACCTCGGCCCCGACTGGCGAAGTGCTGGCGATGGACCGCATCGTCGAGATCCACAAGCGTCTGCCGAACTGCCACCTCGTGATGCACGGCAGCAGCAGCGTGCCGAAGGAACTGCAGGACATCATCAACAAGTACGGCGGCCACTTGAAGCCGACGTGGGGCGTGCCGGTCGAAGAGATCCAACGCGGCATCAAGCACGGCGTTCGCAAGATCAACGTCGACACCGACAACCGGCTCGCGATCACCGGCGCCATCCGCAAGGTCTTTGCCGAATCGCCGGAGAAGTTCGACCCCCGCGACTACATGAAGCCGGCCCGCGACGCGATGAAGCAAGTCTGCATCGACCGCATGGTTGCCTTCGGTCAGGCCGGCCACGCTCCGAAGATTAAGCCAGTCTCGACCGAGCAGTTCGCGAGCTACTACAAGTAA
- the rpmJ gene encoding 50S ribosomal protein L36, whose protein sequence is MKVRASVKRICDKCKVVRRQGVVRVVCSNPRHKQRQG, encoded by the coding sequence ATGAAGGTTAGGGCTAGCGTCAAGCGAATCTGCGATAAGTGCAAGGTGGTCCGCCGCCAAGGCGTGGTCCGCGTTGTCTGCAGCAATCCGCGGCACAAGCAGCGGCAAGGTTAA
- the rpsD gene encoding 30S ribosomal protein S4, with product MARYTGPVCRLCRRDGMKLFLKGTRCDTPKCGIERRDTPPGQQQSRRGKLTDYGVHLREKQKVKHYYGVLERQFRKYYQRAEATKGNTGDVLMSLLERRLDNVVHRLGFGLSRSAARQLVCHGHVTVNGKRCDISSYLVQVGDVIRVKNRSKSLDLAKGHMAENSRQTPDFLSVTGSDVPEGIVGRLPASDDVSIPVQTQLIVELCSR from the coding sequence ATGGCACGTTACACCGGACCTGTTTGTCGTCTCTGTCGCCGCGACGGGATGAAGCTGTTTCTCAAGGGCACTCGCTGCGATACGCCGAAGTGCGGCATCGAACGTCGCGACACCCCTCCGGGCCAGCAGCAAAGCCGCCGCGGCAAGCTGACCGACTACGGCGTCCACCTTCGCGAAAAGCAGAAGGTCAAGCATTACTACGGCGTGCTCGAGCGTCAGTTCCGCAAGTACTACCAGCGGGCTGAAGCGACCAAGGGCAACACCGGCGACGTGCTGATGAGCCTGCTCGAGCGTCGGCTCGACAACGTCGTTCATCGCCTCGGCTTCGGCTTGAGCCGCTCGGCGGCTCGCCAGCTGGTTTGCCACGGCCACGTGACCGTCAACGGCAAGCGTTGCGACATCTCCAGCTACCTGGTGCAAGTCGGCGACGTGATCCGCGTGAAGAACCGTTCGAAGAGCCTCGATTTGGCCAAGGGCCACATGGCCGAGAATTCGCGGCAAACGCCCGACTTCCTGTCGGTCACTGGCTCGGACGTTCCAGAAGGGATCGTCGGCCGGCTGCCCGCTTCGGACGACGTATCGATTCCGGTGCAGACGCAGTTGATCGTCGAATTGTGCTCGCGGTAA
- a CDS encoding putative metallopeptidase, which yields MSRRSNGFDFTAAMRLVCADIAQRLPEMVHVEMDRVAIGVCQTRNRAMHGVFATLTPLRFAGGSAERKYRGRTLRIQPLVDGAGQEYLYLLNFYLPRFMNLPLEEKLSTIVHELWHIGPDFDGDLRRHEGRCYAHGSSQRKYDELMDRMTRKWLASDPPPHLYEFLEGDFDALAAEHGGIRGQRWPAPKMIPS from the coding sequence ATGTCTCGTCGGTCGAATGGATTCGACTTCACCGCTGCGATGCGGTTGGTGTGCGCGGACATCGCGCAACGCCTGCCGGAGATGGTCCACGTCGAGATGGATCGCGTCGCGATCGGCGTCTGCCAGACTCGAAATCGCGCCATGCACGGCGTGTTCGCCACGCTCACGCCGCTCCGCTTTGCCGGCGGCAGCGCCGAACGCAAGTATCGCGGCCGCACGCTCCGTATTCAGCCGCTAGTCGACGGTGCAGGGCAGGAGTATCTCTACCTCCTCAATTTCTATCTCCCGCGGTTCATGAACTTGCCGCTGGAGGAGAAGCTTTCGACGATCGTCCACGAGCTGTGGCACATTGGCCCCGATTTCGACGGCGACCTACGGCGCCACGAGGGCCGTTGCTACGCCCACGGCTCGTCGCAGCGCAAGTACGACGAGTTGATGGATCGCATGACGCGCAAGTGGCTGGCGAGCGATCCGCCGCCGCATCTGTACGAGTTCTTGGAAGGGGACTTCGACGCGCTTGCCGCCGAGCACGGCGGCATCCGCGGCCAGCGCTGGCCCGCGCCGAAGATGATTCCCTCGTGA
- the obgE gene encoding GTPase ObgE → MFVDRVTVDVEAGRGGDGCMSFRREKYVPRGGPDGGDGGDGGSVIVIAEPGVDSLSELVHRKHWRAKSGAHGQGSKCHGRKAEDLIIRVPPGTVLIDAEGEFVLKDLSEPGAEVYAARGGAGGKGNTRFKSATNQAPREFTAGGLGEKRRITFELKVIADVGLLGKPNAGKSTLLSRVSRARPEIADYPFTTKIPNLGIVQIDMDRTMVIADIPGLIEGAHAGAGLGHEFLRHVERTRVLIHLVEPAPVDGTDPLENYRTIRGELEQYDVDLADRPELIAVSKGELPGAHEVRDKLAAETGREVFLFSSVTGEGLNALMQRTYATLVESRKAEQAASNS, encoded by the coding sequence ATGTTCGTTGATCGCGTTACTGTCGATGTTGAAGCGGGCCGCGGCGGCGACGGTTGCATGAGCTTCCGTCGTGAAAAGTACGTCCCCCGCGGCGGACCGGACGGCGGCGACGGCGGCGATGGCGGAAGCGTCATCGTGATTGCCGAGCCAGGCGTCGACAGTCTCTCGGAACTGGTGCATCGGAAACATTGGCGGGCGAAGTCGGGCGCTCACGGCCAAGGCTCGAAGTGCCACGGTCGTAAGGCCGAGGATCTGATCATCCGCGTTCCGCCCGGCACGGTCTTGATCGACGCCGAGGGCGAGTTCGTGCTGAAGGATCTTTCGGAGCCAGGCGCAGAGGTCTACGCCGCTCGCGGCGGCGCCGGCGGCAAGGGGAACACCCGGTTCAAGTCGGCCACTAATCAGGCCCCGCGCGAGTTCACGGCCGGTGGTCTGGGCGAGAAGCGGCGGATCACTTTCGAACTGAAAGTGATCGCCGACGTCGGCCTGCTCGGCAAACCGAACGCCGGCAAGAGCACGCTGCTCAGCCGCGTCTCGCGGGCTCGTCCGGAGATCGCCGACTACCCGTTCACGACGAAGATCCCTAACCTCGGCATCGTGCAGATCGACATGGATCGGACGATGGTGATCGCCGACATTCCGGGGTTGATCGAAGGCGCCCACGCCGGCGCCGGGTTGGGGCACGAGTTCCTCCGCCACGTCGAGCGGACCCGCGTGCTGATCCACCTCGTCGAACCGGCGCCCGTCGACGGGACCGATCCGCTGGAAAACTATCGGACCATTCGCGGCGAGCTGGAACAGTACGACGTCGACCTCGCCGATCGCCCCGAATTGATCGCTGTGAGCAAAGGGGAACTCCCCGGCGCTCATGAAGTACGGGATAAGCTCGCGGCCGAAACGGGACGCGAGGTGTTTCTCTTCTCGTCGGTGACCGGCGAAGGATTGAATGCACTCATGCAGCGGACCTACGCGACGCTGGTTGAATCGCGCAAGGCCGAGCAGGCCGCATCGAACAGTTAA
- a CDS encoding GTPase, which translates to MSDERASCASLLTPTGRGAVAVIAAEGAGATAAIDAAFRAANGRSAAAQPLDRIAFGEWGAGEHREEVIVIRSGDAAFEIHCHGGVAAAQRILAALESAGCVIQSQADWAKQRSASLIESEADAVLAQATTRRTAEMLLNQRNGALQQAVAAIRELLNAGQLDAACDQLSRLLERAPLGRHLIEPWLVAIAGRPNVGKSSLINAIVGYQRAIVFDQPGTTRDVLTAETAIDGWPVRLADAAGIRETNDPLEAEGVARARQQLQRADLVLWVLDGATLADSPQIAAAREWREELGVAEIDRVLIVVNKADRVDARRRAAGGVEFCYTSALTGDGLPALLSAIAKRLVPSPPQREAIPFTVRQVELLHSALNAANHSHTDEAQALLAQLAL; encoded by the coding sequence ATGAGCGACGAGCGTGCGAGCTGTGCGTCTCTGCTGACGCCCACCGGGCGGGGCGCCGTCGCCGTCATCGCGGCGGAAGGGGCTGGAGCAACGGCCGCGATCGACGCCGCCTTCCGTGCGGCAAACGGGCGCTCAGCGGCAGCGCAGCCGCTCGATCGCATCGCGTTCGGCGAATGGGGCGCGGGCGAGCATCGCGAGGAAGTGATCGTCATCCGCAGCGGCGATGCAGCGTTTGAGATCCACTGCCACGGCGGCGTCGCCGCGGCCCAGCGAATTCTCGCGGCCCTTGAATCGGCAGGCTGCGTCATTCAGTCGCAGGCCGATTGGGCGAAGCAGCGTTCGGCGTCGTTGATCGAATCAGAGGCTGACGCCGTGCTCGCGCAAGCGACGACCCGCCGTACCGCCGAAATGTTGTTGAATCAACGGAATGGCGCTCTGCAGCAAGCCGTCGCTGCTATCCGTGAGTTATTGAACGCCGGTCAGCTCGATGCGGCGTGCGACCAGCTCTCGCGCTTGCTGGAACGAGCGCCGTTGGGCCGCCATCTGATTGAACCGTGGCTTGTCGCCATCGCGGGCCGGCCGAACGTCGGCAAGAGCAGCCTCATCAACGCGATCGTCGGTTACCAGCGGGCGATCGTCTTCGACCAGCCGGGAACGACGCGCGACGTGCTAACCGCCGAGACGGCAATCGACGGTTGGCCGGTGCGGCTCGCCGATGCGGCTGGCATTCGCGAAACGAATGACCCGCTCGAAGCCGAGGGGGTCGCGCGGGCACGCCAGCAACTGCAGCGGGCGGACCTTGTGTTGTGGGTGCTTGATGGCGCCACACTCGCCGACTCGCCGCAGATTGCCGCCGCACGCGAGTGGCGCGAAGAACTCGGCGTTGCCGAGATCGACCGGGTGCTGATCGTGGTGAACAAAGCGGATCGAGTCGACGCCCGGCGACGCGCCGCTGGCGGCGTAGAATTTTGTTACACTTCGGCGCTGACCGGCGACGGTTTGCCGGCGTTGTTGTCGGCAATTGCCAAACGGCTTGTGCCAAGCCCGCCGCAGCGTGAAGCGATTCCATTCACGGTGCGGCAAGTTGAACTACTTCACTCCGCTCTGAATGCTGCGAACCACTCGCACACGGATGAAGCGCAGGCACTGCTAGCGCAACTCGCGCTTTAG
- a CDS encoding DNA-directed RNA polymerase subunit alpha yields MHIRWRGLELPSQVICDASTLTRTYGKFIAEPFERGFGTTVGNGLRRILLSSLEGSAVTQIKVHNAQHEFTTIEGVLEDVTDIVLNIKSLVVKNHSDSTKVLRVERKTAGEVRASDIETDESVEIINKDLLIATLTTDVPFVVEMVVENGRGYVSATEQAEQVHEIGIIPIDAVFSPVTRVRYDVEETRVGQKTNYDKLTIEIWTDGSVGPEMAIVESAKILRKHLTPFVQYTHLGPQVHAAARGSQPTGDAALESKLNMPLADLNLSVRASNCLESENIMTVRDLVVRTEDQLLEVRNFGETTLAEVQQKLRDLNLHLGMRVASAAASF; encoded by the coding sequence ATGCATATTCGATGGCGTGGACTTGAACTGCCCAGTCAGGTGATCTGCGACGCGTCGACCCTCACGCGGACCTACGGCAAGTTTATTGCCGAGCCGTTTGAGCGCGGTTTCGGCACGACGGTCGGCAACGGCCTGCGTCGCATCTTGCTTTCGAGCCTCGAAGGCAGTGCGGTCACGCAGATCAAGGTTCACAACGCCCAGCACGAGTTCACCACGATCGAAGGCGTTCTCGAAGACGTCACCGACATCGTGCTGAACATCAAGTCGCTCGTGGTGAAGAACCACAGCGATTCGACGAAGGTTCTGCGCGTCGAGCGTAAGACTGCCGGCGAAGTTCGTGCGTCGGACATTGAAACCGATGAATCGGTCGAGATCATCAACAAGGATCTCTTAATCGCCACTCTGACGACCGACGTTCCCTTCGTCGTCGAAATGGTCGTCGAAAATGGCCGCGGTTACGTTTCCGCGACCGAGCAAGCTGAGCAAGTCCACGAAATCGGCATCATTCCGATCGACGCGGTCTTCAGCCCCGTCACCCGCGTTCGCTACGACGTCGAAGAAACCCGCGTCGGCCAAAAGACGAACTACGACAAGCTAACGATCGAAATCTGGACCGACGGTTCGGTCGGCCCGGAAATGGCGATTGTCGAATCGGCCAAGATTCTGCGGAAGCATCTCACGCCGTTCGTGCAGTACACCCACCTCGGCCCGCAGGTTCACGCCGCGGCTCGCGGTAGCCAGCCGACGGGCGATGCCGCCCTCGAGTCGAAGCTCAACATGCCGCTCGCCGACCTCAACCTGTCGGTCCGGGCGAGCAACTGCCTCGAGTCGGAAAACATCATGACGGTTCGCGATCTCGTGGTCCGCACCGAGGATCAGTTGCTGGAAGTCCGCAACTTCGGCGAGACGACCTTGGCTGAAGTCCAACAGAAGCTTCGCGACCTCAACCTGCACCTCGGGATGCGGGTGGCGAGCGCCGCGGCCAGTTTTTAA
- a CDS encoding type III pantothenate kinase produces MANDTNILAIDVGSSCIKLGWFPAAGACASDKPASLPIAATPLATPAEVFRVDHRDRLAEQWTAAIDACLSELPPSEEIECIVASVHRGVAEKLLTRLQLRPWRRLASLRAADLALTVRVAEPEKVGIDRLLGVLAINQLRRPESPAVAIDIGTATTVDLVGPDGAFEGGAIVAGPTLTLSALHAGTASLPQLDAQVLASPPPVVGKSTIEAMASGAYWGAVGAIRELVKQLAGQCATPPQVFLTGGGADGFAPLIGLGDQPARHLPHLVLSGIRLAAERSVVV; encoded by the coding sequence ATGGCGAACGATACGAACATTCTGGCGATCGACGTCGGCAGCAGCTGCATCAAGCTCGGCTGGTTTCCCGCGGCCGGGGCGTGTGCGAGCGACAAGCCGGCGTCGCTGCCCATCGCAGCCACTCCGCTGGCGACTCCTGCGGAAGTCTTTCGCGTCGATCACCGTGATCGTCTGGCGGAGCAATGGACCGCCGCCATCGACGCTTGCCTGAGCGAATTGCCGCCGAGCGAAGAAATCGAGTGCATCGTCGCGTCGGTTCACCGCGGCGTTGCCGAGAAACTGCTCACGCGCTTGCAGCTTCGTCCATGGCGGCGGCTGGCGAGTTTGCGTGCCGCCGATCTCGCGCTCACTGTCCGCGTGGCCGAGCCGGAGAAGGTCGGCATCGACCGGCTCCTCGGCGTGCTCGCGATCAATCAACTGCGCCGTCCTGAGTCGCCGGCCGTGGCGATCGACATCGGCACGGCGACGACGGTCGATCTCGTGGGGCCCGACGGGGCGTTCGAAGGGGGGGCAATTGTTGCCGGTCCGACGCTGACGCTTTCCGCCCTCCACGCGGGGACGGCGTCGTTGCCGCAGCTCGATGCGCAGGTGCTCGCCTCGCCGCCGCCGGTCGTTGGCAAGTCGACGATTGAGGCGATGGCTTCGGGCGCCTATTGGGGGGCCGTGGGAGCGATTCGCGAGCTGGTGAAGCAACTCGCCGGCCAGTGTGCGACGCCTCCGCAGGTTTTTCTTACCGGGGGCGGAGCTGATGGGTTCGCGCCGTTGATCGGGCTGGGGGACCAGCCGGCTCGCCATCTGCCGCATCTCGTGCTTTCTGGTATTCGTTTGGCGGCCGAACGGTCTGTCGTCGTATGA
- the rpmA gene encoding 50S ribosomal protein L27 produces the protein MAHKKGQGSSRNGRDSNGQRRGVKRFGGQLVTAGSIIVRQLGSKFRAGKNVGQGKDYTLFALTEGRVLFDQEGRRVNIVPEPSVN, from the coding sequence ATGGCACATAAGAAGGGTCAAGGTTCGAGCCGCAACGGTCGCGATTCGAACGGTCAACGTCGCGGCGTCAAGCGCTTCGGCGGTCAACTCGTGACGGCTGGCAGCATTATCGTTCGCCAGCTCGGTTCGAAGTTCCGCGCCGGCAAGAACGTCGGTCAAGGCAAGGACTACACGCTGTTCGCGCTTACCGAAGGTCGCGTGTTGTTCGACCAAGAAGGTCGCCGCGTGAACATCGTTCCGGAACCGTCGGTCAACTAG
- a CDS encoding DUF3891 family protein, translated as MIRRDVQLADGSPGWALISQIEHARISAQLASHCRGRFSAESASLIRDEVLVAIAAHDDGWREWEEAPRLDAKLGRPLSFMELEVGDATAIWSRSIAAAKEIGPLAAWMTSGHFIRLLEHSEHARFEPRAQAWLAELTSRREAWFSEWKSYDPDARDRAVADEALEWLWGFDEASLWFCCRCPTGGEVRSDAKEPYVAGRGTPVEMALSGAGAAVADQPDRGVAHAAPWRFDVAAIEIEADALLVPAQRYGSPRDLLAGGRPETLRWRLATDPALRHV; from the coding sequence ATGATCCGGCGAGACGTGCAACTGGCAGACGGTTCCCCCGGCTGGGCGCTCATCTCGCAAATCGAACACGCCCGCATTAGCGCACAGCTTGCATCGCACTGTCGCGGACGATTTTCCGCGGAGAGCGCCTCGCTCATTCGTGACGAAGTCCTCGTTGCGATCGCTGCGCACGACGATGGCTGGCGCGAATGGGAAGAGGCTCCGCGGCTCGACGCGAAGCTTGGCCGCCCGCTTTCGTTCATGGAGTTGGAAGTCGGCGATGCGACGGCAATCTGGTCGCGGTCGATCGCGGCGGCCAAAGAAATCGGCCCGCTTGCCGCCTGGATGACCAGCGGCCACTTCATCCGGTTGCTTGAGCATTCCGAGCACGCGCGGTTCGAGCCGCGCGCCCAGGCGTGGCTGGCTGAACTCACGTCGCGTCGCGAGGCGTGGTTCTCCGAATGGAAATCGTACGATCCCGACGCTCGCGATCGCGCGGTCGCCGACGAAGCGCTGGAGTGGCTGTGGGGCTTCGACGAGGCGAGCCTCTGGTTCTGCTGCCGCTGTCCGACGGGCGGAGAGGTACGCTCGGACGCGAAGGAGCCATATGTCGCCGGCCGCGGCACGCCCGTCGAAATGGCGCTCTCGGGCGCGGGGGCTGCCGTTGCTGACCAGCCCGATCGGGGCGTCGCGCATGCCGCGCCGTGGCGTTTCGACGTGGCCGCAATTGAGATCGAAGCAGACGCTTTGCTTGTCCCGGCGCAGCGTTATGGTTCGCCGCGGGATTTGCTAGCCGGCGGCCGGCCGGAGACGCTCCGTTGGCGCCTAGCGACCGATCCTGCGCTTCGCCACGTTTGA
- the map gene encoding type I methionyl aminopeptidase, protein MREIGLMRRAGLAVWQAHQIAAQMVRPGVTTVEIDDAIADHFAQLGAEPLFKNYPNSIRNKPAFPAVCCMSVNEAVVHGIPTNKPLVEGDILSLDTGCRLNGWCGDAAFTYPVGAISPQVQRLLDATHGVLKLSIELMNSKSYWSAIAREMATYIGDHGFSTVECFVGHGIGREMHEEPQVPNFASRSLRGSGDFRIEPGLVIAVEPMVNMGTKRVKMLADTWTQVTADGKPSAHFEHTVAITSDGPVLLTVAPTPAEMENMAV, encoded by the coding sequence ATGCGTGAGATCGGTCTGATGCGGCGAGCTGGGCTCGCCGTGTGGCAGGCTCATCAGATCGCAGCGCAAATGGTTCGCCCCGGCGTGACGACGGTGGAGATCGACGATGCCATCGCCGATCACTTCGCCCAGCTAGGCGCCGAACCGCTGTTTAAAAACTACCCCAACAGCATCCGCAACAAGCCCGCGTTTCCCGCGGTTTGTTGCATGAGCGTCAACGAGGCCGTGGTTCACGGCATTCCGACGAACAAGCCGTTGGTGGAAGGCGATATCCTGAGTCTCGATACGGGTTGCCGGCTGAACGGCTGGTGCGGCGATGCAGCGTTTACCTACCCGGTGGGCGCCATCTCCCCGCAAGTTCAGCGGTTGCTCGATGCGACGCATGGCGTGTTAAAGCTATCGATCGAGTTGATGAACTCCAAGAGTTATTGGAGCGCCATCGCTCGGGAAATGGCGACGTACATTGGCGATCACGGTTTCTCGACGGTGGAGTGCTTTGTTGGGCACGGCATCGGCCGGGAGATGCACGAAGAGCCGCAGGTGCCGAATTTTGCCAGCCGGTCGCTACGCGGCAGCGGCGATTTTCGGATCGAGCCAGGGCTGGTGATCGCGGTCGAGCCGATGGTCAATATGGGAACGAAGCGGGTCAAAATGCTCGCCGATACCTGGACTCAGGTGACGGCGGACGGCAAGCCAAGCGCCCATTTTGAACATACGGTGGCGATCACTTCGGACGGGCCGGTGCTGCTGACGGTAGCGCCGACGCCGGCGGAGATGGAAAACATGGCGGTTTAA
- a CDS encoding adenylate kinase → MRIVLIGPPGAGKGTQAKRLTERLQVPHLSTGDMLREAMRQGTEAGHQAEPFMKTGRLVPDQLVHQLVIERVARADCAGGYLLDGFPRTAAQANMLDKMLAERKTPLDLAVQIHVPKEILLERLAGRGRQDDDELVIVKRLEQYDELTEPMAAYYQGRGTLREIDGLGSPDEVFARIEAELNGVRA, encoded by the coding sequence ATGCGTATCGTGCTAATCGGACCTCCCGGCGCCGGCAAAGGGACGCAGGCCAAGCGTCTCACCGAACGGCTGCAGGTGCCCCACCTGTCGACGGGCGATATGCTTCGCGAAGCGATGCGGCAGGGGACTGAAGCCGGTCACCAGGCCGAGCCGTTCATGAAGACCGGCCGACTCGTGCCGGACCAGTTGGTGCACCAGTTGGTGATCGAGCGGGTGGCGCGGGCCGACTGCGCGGGCGGGTATCTGCTGGATGGTTTTCCACGGACGGCCGCCCAGGCGAACATGCTCGACAAGATGTTGGCGGAACGGAAAACGCCGCTCGATTTAGCGGTGCAGATCCATGTGCCGAAAGAAATTTTGCTGGAACGCCTCGCCGGTCGCGGTCGTCAGGACGACGACGAACTGGTGATCGTGAAGCGATTGGAACAGTACGACGAGCTCACCGAACCGATGGCGGCCTACTACCAAGGCCGCGGAACCCTTCGCGAAATCGACGGGTTGGGCTCGCCGGATGAAGTGTTTGCGAGAATTGAAGCGGAGTTGAACGGCGTCCGCGCCTAG
- a CDS encoding bL17 family ribosomal protein, with amino-acid sequence MRHRRAGRKLGRNPSHQRALLRFLASALFLTERDAEFDPNPPKVKGRITTTVPKAKEVRPLVEKCITIAKKSLVAEEAAAKHGTDAERNSEQWKAWRQSPKWNAWAAAIAPSVTARRRCLQLLGDKQAVSVLFSQVAGRFADRDGGYTRIVRLPNVRLGDAGEQAILELVGVRDRVVQKSQKPSFDDAAAK; translated from the coding sequence ATGCGTCATCGTAGAGCCGGTCGTAAGTTAGGGCGTAACCCCAGTCATCAGCGCGCTCTGTTGCGTTTCTTGGCGAGTGCGCTGTTCCTCACCGAGCGGGATGCGGAGTTCGATCCGAATCCGCCCAAGGTGAAGGGCCGCATCACGACGACGGTGCCGAAGGCGAAGGAAGTTCGCCCGCTGGTCGAAAAGTGCATCACCATCGCGAAGAAGTCGCTCGTGGCTGAAGAAGCCGCTGCGAAGCACGGCACCGATGCCGAGCGCAACAGCGAGCAGTGGAAGGCTTGGCGTCAAAGCCCGAAGTGGAACGCCTGGGCTGCCGCGATTGCTCCGTCGGTCACGGCTCGCCGTCGCTGCTTGCAGTTGCTCGGCGACAAGCAAGCCGTCTCCGTGTTGTTTAGCCAAGTCGCTGGTCGCTTTGCCGACCGTGATGGCGGCTACACCCGCATCGTCCGCCTGCCGAACGTCCGCCTCGGCGACGCCGGCGAGCAAGCGATTCTGGAACTTGTCGGCGTGCGTGATCGCGTCGTGCAGAAGAGCCAGAAGCCGTCGTTCGACGACGCCGCTGCGAAGTAA
- the rpsM gene encoding 30S ribosomal protein S13 has translation MPRLLGVDIPNDRQVVISLTYLYGVGPKIARELCHKAGIDPAGKARDLGEDEVARIAALLDKDYTVEGQLRRQVSQNISRLRDIACYRGMRHRRGLPVRGQRTKTNARTRKGPKKTVAGKKGVKDLR, from the coding sequence ATGCCTCGTTTGCTCGGCGTCGACATCCCGAATGATCGCCAAGTGGTGATTTCGCTCACGTACCTGTACGGCGTGGGGCCGAAGATCGCCCGCGAGTTGTGCCACAAGGCGGGCATCGACCCGGCTGGCAAGGCCCGCGACCTTGGCGAAGACGAAGTCGCCCGCATCGCGGCGCTTCTCGACAAGGACTACACCGTCGAAGGTCAGCTTCGTCGGCAAGTCAGCCAAAACATTTCGCGCCTTCGCGACATCGCTTGCTACCGCGGCATGCGTCATCGCCGGGGCTTGCCGGTTCGCGGCCAGCGGACGAAGACGAACGCTCGCACTCGCAAGGGACCGAAGAAGACGGTCGCCGGCAAGAAGGGCGTCAAGGATCTGCGCTAG
- the rpsK gene encoding 30S ribosomal protein S11 has product MAKQTKAAAAPKPKKVRRNVTVGIAYITATFNNTTVTITDTKGDTLCWASAGTSGFKGSRKSTPFAGQMAAQQAAEKARKYGMKDVEVKVKGPGSGRESAITALEAAGLKVKSIEDVTPLPHNGCRPRKKRRV; this is encoded by the coding sequence GTGGCCAAGCAGACCAAAGCCGCAGCAGCCCCGAAGCCCAAGAAGGTGCGTCGCAACGTCACCGTTGGCATCGCCTACATCACGGCGACGTTCAACAACACGACCGTGACGATCACCGACACCAAGGGCGACACCCTCTGCTGGGCCAGCGCCGGGACGAGCGGCTTCAAGGGAAGCCGTAAGAGCACCCCGTTCGCCGGTCAGATGGCCGCTCAGCAAGCCGCTGAAAAGGCGCGCAAGTACGGCATGAAGGACGTCGAGGTGAAGGTGAAGGGTCCGGGCAGCGGTCGCGAAAGCGCCATCACCGCCCTGGAAGCCGCCGGCCTCAAGGTGAAGTCGATCGAAGACGTCACCCCGCTGCCGCACAACGGTTGCCGTCCCCGCAAGAAGCGCCGCGTCTAA